The window CGGTTAAGTTGATTGGTGCTGGTAAAATCGCTTCCTCCAACCATTGCCTCAATGTAGCCATTGGTGGGATTAATTGAAATGAGGCATCCTTCCACATTCATAAATTCTTTCTGGTCCCAGCTACCTTCAAAATACTGTTGCAGTGTATCCTCAACGCTATCAAGCCCCACAAGAAGATTGAGTGCCTGAAGCTCCCATAAAAGGCCATCTTTCATATACCGGTTAAATTTGCGCTTTTCAGCTGATCCACTGCTTTTTATTGCTGGCAAGCCAAATAACATATTCAATAAATTTACTTCATCGGCAAAGCGATTTGACACATACTCATCATTATCAAACGTCAAACTGCGCGAAATAACCGTTTGCTTTTCCACGGCATCTTTCAAAAGCTTTTGCGCACACTGCTGCTTATCAACATCTAAGGTTGTATATACAGTAAGCCCATCTTCATAAACCGCCTTTTCCCCAAACTTTGCAACCAGCGTACGGCGTATATGTTCGGTAAACCATGGCGCTTTGTTCACACGTGAAGACCAGGTTGTCATGGTTGGTGGCAAATCATTAATGTAAGCCAAATAATCAGGCCAAAAATCAAGATATGCTTTTTCAGCTTGCGGTACGGTTATAAAGCCCATATCTACCATCTTGGCAAGGGCCACCCTGTGGCGCTCCATTGAAAGACGCGGATTTTTTAGGGGCGATAGTACATTGGGAGCCGATGGCAGCGTTGCAAGCAGGCTGCATTCAGCCAAGTTCAACTCCCACACGTGTTTCCCAAAATAAAATTTTGCTGCTGACTCAACGCCGTACGTCCCATGACCCAAAAAAATCTGATTTAAGTACATTTCCATGATTTCATCTTTGGTGTAAAACAACTCAATCATGAGCGAAATAAACGCTTCCTTTACCTTGCGGTATAGTGAACGTTCACCTGAAGTAAGTAAAATTTTTGCAAGCTGCTGTGTTATGGTACTGCCACCCTGTTTAACACGCCCCGAAACAAGGTTTACAAAAAAAGCCCTGACAATACCTTTAGGATTTATCCCAAAATGTTCATAAAATTCATTGTCTTCCATGGCAATGAATGCTTGCATAACATACGGAGGGATTTTTTTAAGAGGCACTACTTCACGTTTTTCCCTGAAAAATTCAGCAACCAGTACATTATTTTTGTCATAAATCTTTGTAGTTTGATACGGTGTGTAATGGGCAAGCGCCCGTACTTTATAAAAATCTATAACCAGAATAACGATAAATGCTATGATAGCACCAGCTATAATGCCAATGATGATAGGCCGTATGTTACCAAAACGCAATTCCAGCGCATACAGCATATCCTCAAAAAAATTAATTATGCGTGTAAAAAAGTCACCCGCACCTATATACGATTTTTTACTAAATTTTCTGTTAACCTGATATCGTCGCATGATTTATACATAGTACTGTCTAATAGTTATGGTATAAACAAAGTTAAACCTTACCATTCAAGTCAACACATTATTGCAACAATTTTTTTTATTTTCCG is drawn from Spirochaetota bacterium and contains these coding sequences:
- a CDS encoding PBP1A family penicillin-binding protein produces the protein MRRYQVNRKFSKKSYIGAGDFFTRIINFFEDMLYALELRFGNIRPIIIGIIAGAIIAFIVILVIDFYKVRALAHYTPYQTTKIYDKNNVLVAEFFREKREVVPLKKIPPYVMQAFIAMEDNEFYEHFGINPKGIVRAFFVNLVSGRVKQGGSTITQQLAKILLTSGERSLYRKVKEAFISLMIELFYTKDEIMEMYLNQIFLGHGTYGVESAAKFYFGKHVWELNLAECSLLATLPSAPNVLSPLKNPRLSMERHRVALAKMVDMGFITVPQAEKAYLDFWPDYLAYINDLPPTMTTWSSRVNKAPWFTEHIRRTLVAKFGEKAVYEDGLTVYTTLDVDKQQCAQKLLKDAVEKQTVISRSLTFDNDEYVSNRFADEVNLLNMLFGLPAIKSSGSAEKRKFNRYMKDGLLWELQALNLLVGLDSVEDTLQQYFEGSWDQKEFMNVEGCLISINPTNGYIEAMVGGSDFTSTNQLNRVMQSKRQAGSAIKPLLYTAAIDSKKFTAATTIMDSPILYLDLEGGDWIPENYEGEYYGLVTLRRALALSINVVSVRIADGLGIDTVLGYFAKLLKISRNELKDRVPRNFSIALGSFEVSPFELSRAYAIIANNGKNVIPYSIRYVQDKTGTIIYNPEEEIKAELAEQEKDGTIQIVPLEAARIVISLMQSVISSGTGRGAAIGRPVAGKTGTTSNYRDAWFVGFTPQLVTGIWMGYDGKGLSLGPGQSGGAVVAPVWGQYMSCALQKEPVLDFGVYGNITTVKVCAESGLLPSYYCKKVIDELFIPGTEPTEECTKCESGSTLPTTKIPHINVSEKQKEQILKKMKKKDDNILDSIDNMIR